In Chryseobacterium turcicum, a single window of DNA contains:
- a CDS encoding fibronectin type III domain-containing protein, which translates to MNRFLTILGLLLCFQLKVYAQCTAVPVPFLQSFSTGALPACWTSLNPTTTSTNANVKWRFAGAAGYGATGNGGKPAGTFAWVDASAPYDNEHTVELISPQINLTGLTNPYVKFEWFKNHLTSATGTVPASEHNEMKLEVNNGTGWVEIWSDNSNAIEWRTVGVPLAATYVGATVQLKFTVDKDVANNGNFYDDVLLDEVQVIQAPTCFEPVIALATNITPNSATLNWAVPLAPAPAPAGGYEYYYTTTNTPPTAGTVGTIVSGTSAIITPLTPGSTYYWWVRSVCSATDKSLWVEGEPFTPGQIGGGTATHGFLPIYSCSGFNYSQQIYTATEIAGAVGTNNMITSVKFFVSSIAAAQANYNQWVVYMGNTAQTDFATTTSWIPAGTMTQVYTGTLPAMTAGTWINIPLATPFLWDGISNVVVAVDENIAGTSCTANWGSYSAGTNRGMLYYNATTNPNPLNPPTATSRYAILPRLQLTGTVLPPCTNVSPSNIAVNNITVTSASVSWAATQNATYVVRYRVLPSGAWQTINVIAPFTNNAVLPGLTEQTQYEVEIATICGTQGAFSTPVPFTTPALTYCSSGTATVTNGYINNITMIGTNVPTTTNNSGPTTYTDYSNDPSKTITLLRNSVNNTLSVGRTIASGTYTTYAWIDFNGDGIFNNNPVSTAGGERIMNFGYSSTTPLTANFNVPANAYVGTSKIKMRVIVYINTPTDACSALTSNGEVEDYQIKFIDLQPCTTAAPTSMAVGNLTHTSAYVSWMPTANATYVIRWRQGTTGAWLPSAAGLTLPAGQSFHTITNLTEQTAYQVQVATICGGNQGAFSPSLNFTTPPVTYCNMNGTGINDYISNVKMTPVNFPIMENISLQTNYISYTAPNTLINLEIGSVGNQISVSKAWAGTTYGDSVHAWIDWNRDGVFTDSEKIMNTPSNTTTPVTATFNVPATGVYTGTNTTTMRVVLKRGSAPIMCQDAVNGEVEDYAVKLRPCNNATPGIPAFTTITDTSVIINWIPAANNNAFVLEYRPVTNPVSAWTTMNLSVLGGNPPVTISALTPATLYEVKVAAVCGSGGAGAFTPVQTFTTKCDPTPPNVVISNITSTSALVTWNPIVPNATYVLRWREVGTTVWNTPTLPPPPVNSYMIPNLDSYKTYEVQVASICNGQTNPNPWANTQIFTTVRVCEVLPPGFTITQLTPTTAEVVWNAYTGTGATNNYILRYRKIGIPSWTTINVSNNTYTITGLLELTKYEMQVANVCSGGPGNFTPLYYFTTPTVIYCQMHSTNAATEYISKVTAQPNGKPQMINVSIGTTYSDFTGNPTKFIELIQGSVGNQITIDKTQGADSGVAVWIDFNRNGEFDLDERILADGLNSNSTASATFSVPSDAFISMTNAKYVVMRVAMAKGAIPVNCISFDDGEVEDYTVRISKLPTANSVNHTDILIYPNPVKSVLNVKNISAKANYKIYNAAGRLVSSGLIVNNKIDVSALISGVYIIDIDDKKGNAQRKFIKED; encoded by the coding sequence ATGAACAGATTTTTAACAATTCTGGGGCTTTTGCTGTGTTTTCAGCTCAAAGTCTACGCCCAGTGTACGGCAGTTCCCGTACCCTTTTTACAATCTTTTAGTACAGGAGCACTACCTGCTTGCTGGACGAGTCTAAACCCAACCACGACTTCTACGAACGCCAATGTCAAATGGAGATTTGCCGGAGCAGCAGGTTATGGCGCCACGGGAAATGGAGGGAAACCCGCAGGAACTTTTGCCTGGGTTGATGCAAGCGCACCATACGATAATGAGCACACGGTTGAACTCATCAGTCCGCAGATTAATCTTACAGGATTGACCAATCCCTATGTGAAATTTGAATGGTTTAAAAATCATCTTACTTCAGCAACAGGAACCGTTCCAGCTAGCGAGCATAATGAAATGAAGCTTGAAGTAAATAACGGAACCGGATGGGTTGAAATTTGGTCAGATAATAGTAATGCTATAGAATGGAGAACGGTAGGAGTTCCCCTTGCTGCAACGTATGTAGGCGCTACCGTTCAACTTAAATTTACAGTTGACAAAGATGTCGCTAACAACGGAAATTTTTATGATGATGTACTTTTAGATGAAGTTCAGGTGATACAGGCTCCAACATGTTTTGAACCTGTTATTGCATTAGCAACCAATATCACTCCCAATTCTGCAACCTTAAATTGGGCAGTGCCATTAGCTCCGGCTCCAGCTCCTGCAGGTGGATATGAGTATTATTACACGACTACAAATACCCCTCCAACGGCTGGAACAGTGGGAACTATTGTTTCAGGGACTTCTGCTATTATCACTCCTTTAACGCCAGGGTCTACTTATTATTGGTGGGTTCGTTCGGTATGTAGTGCTACGGACAAATCATTATGGGTAGAAGGAGAGCCTTTTACTCCAGGACAGATTGGAGGTGGAACGGCAACTCATGGATTTTTACCGATTTATTCTTGCTCTGGATTTAATTATTCTCAGCAAATTTACACAGCAACAGAAATTGCTGGTGCGGTGGGAACAAATAACATGATTACTTCGGTGAAGTTTTTTGTATCTAGTATTGCAGCTGCTCAGGCAAATTATAATCAATGGGTAGTGTATATGGGAAATACAGCACAAACTGATTTTGCGACCACTACAAGTTGGATTCCTGCCGGTACCATGACTCAGGTTTATACCGGGACACTCCCTGCAATGACTGCAGGAACTTGGATTAATATTCCTCTTGCAACGCCATTTCTTTGGGATGGAATAAGCAATGTTGTGGTTGCGGTAGATGAAAATATTGCAGGGACGTCTTGTACTGCTAACTGGGGAAGTTATTCTGCAGGAACAAATAGAGGTATGCTTTATTATAACGCGACTACCAATCCAAATCCGTTGAATCCTCCTACGGCAACAAGCAGATATGCTATTTTACCAAGACTACAGCTTACTGGTACTGTTTTGCCTCCATGTACGAATGTATCACCATCAAATATTGCAGTCAATAATATCACGGTTACTTCTGCTTCAGTATCTTGGGCTGCAACTCAAAATGCAACCTATGTTGTAAGATACAGAGTTTTACCATCTGGAGCGTGGCAAACGATTAATGTGATCGCACCATTTACGAATAATGCAGTACTTCCAGGACTTACTGAGCAGACTCAATATGAAGTGGAAATCGCTACTATTTGCGGTACTCAGGGAGCTTTTTCTACACCAGTTCCTTTTACCACACCGGCTCTTACTTATTGTAGCTCAGGAACTGCAACGGTTACCAATGGATATATCAATAATATTACAATGATAGGAACCAATGTTCCTACTACGACTAATAATTCAGGACCTACTACTTACACAGATTATTCTAATGACCCTTCTAAAACGATTACTTTATTAAGAAATTCGGTTAACAATACATTATCTGTTGGAAGAACCATTGCTTCAGGAACTTATACTACCTATGCATGGATTGATTTTAACGGCGACGGAATTTTTAATAATAATCCTGTAAGTACTGCGGGTGGAGAAAGAATTATGAATTTTGGGTATTCTAGTACAACACCTTTAACGGCTAATTTTAATGTACCGGCAAATGCGTATGTTGGCACGAGTAAAATTAAAATGCGTGTTATTGTATATATTAATACTCCTACAGACGCTTGTTCTGCTCTTACCAGCAACGGAGAAGTTGAAGATTACCAAATCAAATTTATCGACCTTCAGCCGTGTACTACGGCAGCTCCAACGAGTATGGCGGTAGGTAATCTTACACATACTTCAGCCTATGTATCTTGGATGCCTACGGCTAATGCAACGTATGTTATCCGATGGAGACAAGGAACTACTGGGGCATGGTTACCAAGTGCAGCGGGATTGACACTTCCAGCGGGTCAAAGTTTTCATACGATTACTAATCTGACGGAGCAAACTGCTTATCAGGTACAAGTAGCTACGATATGTGGTGGAAATCAAGGAGCATTCTCACCGTCACTTAATTTTACGACACCACCGGTTACTTATTGTAATATGAATGGAACGGGGATTAATGATTATATTTCTAATGTAAAAATGACTCCTGTGAATTTTCCAATAATGGAGAATATTTCACTTCAAACCAATTATATTAGCTATACAGCCCCTAACACTTTAATTAACTTGGAAATAGGTTCAGTTGGAAATCAAATTTCAGTATCAAAAGCTTGGGCAGGGACAACTTATGGTGATTCGGTACATGCTTGGATTGACTGGAATAGAGATGGTGTTTTTACAGACAGTGAAAAAATAATGAACACTCCTTCTAATACAACAACTCCTGTTACAGCAACATTTAATGTTCCGGCAACTGGAGTGTATACAGGAACGAATACCACGACAATGAGAGTGGTTCTGAAGAGAGGAAGTGCGCCAATAATGTGTCAGGATGCGGTGAATGGAGAAGTAGAAGACTATGCTGTAAAATTAAGACCTTGTAATAATGCTACACCGGGAATTCCAGCTTTTACTACAATAACGGATACTTCTGTTATTATTAATTGGATTCCAGCAGCCAATAACAATGCATTTGTTTTAGAATACAGACCAGTAACCAATCCTGTTTCTGCATGGACGACGATGAACCTTTCAGTTTTAGGAGGAAACCCGCCGGTAACTATTTCAGCACTAACTCCGGCTACACTTTATGAAGTTAAAGTTGCTGCAGTGTGTGGAAGTGGGGGAGCAGGTGCTTTTACTCCTGTACAGACATTTACAACAAAATGTGACCCAACACCACCGAATGTGGTAATATCTAATATTACATCAACTTCAGCATTGGTAACTTGGAACCCAATTGTTCCTAATGCCACCTATGTTTTAAGATGGAGAGAGGTAGGAACTACAGTTTGGAATACGCCAACATTACCACCTCCACCAGTAAATTCTTATATGATTCCAAACCTGGATTCCTATAAAACATATGAAGTACAGGTAGCGAGTATTTGTAACGGTCAAACAAACCCTAATCCTTGGGCAAATACACAGATATTTACAACGGTAAGAGTTTGTGAAGTACTTCCTCCAGGATTTACTATTACTCAGTTAACTCCTACAACTGCAGAAGTGGTTTGGAATGCTTACACGGGTACTGGAGCTACCAATAATTACATATTAAGATACAGAAAAATAGGAATACCAAGCTGGACAACTATTAATGTTAGTAATAATACCTATACAATAACAGGGTTATTAGAATTAACTAAATATGAAATGCAGGTAGCAAATGTTTGTAGTGGAGGACCTGGGAATTTCACCCCTCTTTATTATTTTACAACACCTACAGTAATTTACTGTCAGATGCATTCTACTAACGCTGCAACAGAATATATATCAAAAGTTACTGCTCAACCGAATGGTAAACCTCAAATGATTAATGTTTCAATAGGAACTACGTATTCTGATTTCACAGGAAATCCTACAAAATTCATTGAATTAATTCAAGGCTCGGTAGGAAATCAAATCACCATTGACAAAACTCAAGGAGCAGATTCAGGAGTTGCTGTTTGGATTGACTTCAACAGAAATGGAGAATTTGACCTTGATGAAAGAATTCTTGCTGACGGGCTTAATTCAAATTCTACGGCAAGTGCTACATTCAGTGTACCATCTGATGCATTCATTAGCATGACCAACGCTAAGTATGTTGTAATGAGAGTAGCTATGGCTAAAGGTGCTATACCTGTTAACTGTATCAGTTTCGATGATGGGGAAGTAGAAGATTATACGGTGAGAATATCAAAGTTACCAACTGCCAATTCTGTTAACCACACGGATATTTTGATTTATCCAAATCCTGTTAAATCAGTACTAAATGTTAAAAATATTAGTGCAAAAGCAAATTATAAAATTTATAATGCTGCGGGTAGATTAGTATCGAGTGGATTAATCGTTAATAATAAAATTGACGTAAGTGCTCTTATTAGCGGTGTTTATATCATTGATATTGATGACAAGAAAGGAAATGCACAGAGAAAATTCATTAAAGAAGATTAA
- a CDS encoding Tex family protein: MIVTQFIHNTLHISDKSINATLKLLSEDCTIPFISRYRKDATGNLDEVQIEQISKLSKQFEDITKRKESILKSIEEQGALSSELKTRIEESFDIQELEDLYLPFKKRRKTKADAAKEKGLEPLAKIIMSQNAQDVEFLASKYLNDQVSSEEEALQGARDIMAEWINENMYVRKNLRRLFQRKAVVSSKVVKAKKDDEAAQKFSQYFEWEESLNRTPSHRLLAMLRAETEGFVKINIGIDKDEALDFIENAIIKSKNDSATQIALAIKDSYKRLLEPTISNETLQEAKERADKKAIEIFSENLSQLLLAPPLGEKRILAIDPGFKSGCKVVCLDEKGDLLHNETIYPHAPQNESGMAMKKIRSMVNAYNIQAISIGNGTASRETEFFIKKIAFDKPLQVFVVSEAGASVYSASKIARDEFPSFDVTVRGTVSIGRRLSDPLAELVKIDAKSIGVGQYQHDVDQTQLKNELDSTVMKCVNSIGINLNTASKSLLSYVSGIGGKMAENIVNYRAENGAFENRKQLKKVPRLGEKAFQQAAAFIRITNGENPLDNSAVHPEAYSIIEKMAKDLGIKTNELIANKEKITLIQPEKYTTEDIGILGIKDILKELEKPGLDPRKAAKVFEFDPSVKKITDLKIGMILPGIVNNITAFGCFVDLGIKESGLVHISQLKEGFVSDVNEVVKLHQHVQVRVTEVDESRKRIQLSMIL; the protein is encoded by the coding sequence ATGATTGTAACTCAATTTATACATAACACACTCCACATATCCGATAAAAGCATTAATGCTACTTTAAAACTATTATCTGAAGACTGCACAATTCCCTTTATCTCGAGATATCGAAAAGATGCAACAGGAAATTTGGACGAAGTACAAATTGAGCAAATTTCAAAACTCAGCAAGCAGTTTGAAGACATTACGAAGCGTAAAGAAAGTATTTTAAAATCTATAGAAGAACAAGGTGCGCTTTCCTCAGAATTAAAAACAAGAATCGAAGAAAGTTTTGATATTCAGGAGTTGGAAGATTTGTATTTACCTTTCAAAAAACGTCGAAAAACCAAAGCAGACGCTGCCAAAGAAAAGGGTTTGGAGCCTTTAGCTAAAATTATAATGAGCCAAAACGCTCAAGATGTAGAGTTTTTAGCTTCAAAATATCTGAACGACCAAGTTTCTTCTGAAGAAGAAGCTTTGCAGGGCGCAAGAGATATTATGGCAGAATGGATTAATGAAAACATGTACGTCCGTAAAAATCTACGTCGTCTTTTTCAGCGCAAAGCCGTTGTATCGTCAAAAGTAGTAAAAGCTAAAAAAGATGATGAGGCGGCTCAAAAATTTTCGCAATATTTTGAATGGGAGGAAAGTTTAAACAGAACTCCTTCTCACCGTCTTCTCGCAATGTTGAGAGCGGAAACTGAAGGCTTTGTAAAAATAAATATCGGAATCGATAAAGATGAAGCCTTAGATTTTATTGAAAATGCAATTATTAAATCTAAAAATGATAGTGCAACACAAATCGCTTTAGCCATTAAAGATTCTTACAAAAGACTTCTTGAGCCTACAATTTCTAACGAAACCCTTCAAGAAGCGAAAGAAAGAGCAGATAAAAAGGCCATCGAAATATTCTCAGAAAATTTAAGTCAGCTTTTATTAGCTCCGCCTTTAGGTGAAAAAAGAATTTTAGCAATTGACCCAGGTTTCAAAAGTGGCTGTAAAGTGGTTTGTCTAGATGAAAAAGGAGATTTACTACACAACGAAACCATCTATCCTCATGCTCCACAAAACGAAAGCGGAATGGCGATGAAAAAAATCCGTTCGATGGTGAATGCTTATAATATCCAGGCAATTTCTATCGGAAACGGAACAGCTAGCCGCGAGACTGAATTTTTCATTAAAAAAATAGCCTTCGATAAGCCGTTACAGGTTTTTGTGGTTTCAGAAGCCGGAGCTTCTGTTTATTCGGCAAGCAAAATTGCGAGAGATGAGTTTCCGAGTTTTGATGTAACCGTTCGTGGCACCGTTTCTATCGGACGAAGACTTTCTGACCCGTTGGCAGAATTGGTAAAAATTGATGCTAAATCTATTGGTGTCGGGCAATATCAACATGATGTAGACCAGACTCAATTGAAAAACGAGCTTGATTCTACCGTCATGAAATGTGTAAATTCTATCGGAATTAATTTGAATACGGCAAGTAAATCACTCCTAAGCTACGTTTCGGGAATTGGCGGAAAGATGGCGGAAAACATTGTGAATTACCGTGCTGAAAATGGTGCTTTTGAAAACAGAAAACAACTAAAAAAAGTTCCAAGGCTGGGCGAAAAAGCTTTTCAACAGGCTGCAGCTTTCATTAGAATTACCAATGGAGAAAACCCTTTAGACAACTCGGCCGTTCATCCTGAAGCTTATTCTATTATTGAAAAAATGGCAAAAGATTTAGGAATAAAAACCAATGAATTGATTGCCAATAAAGAAAAAATCACTTTAATTCAACCCGAAAAATACACCACTGAAGACATTGGAATTTTAGGAATAAAAGATATTCTGAAAGAATTGGAAAAACCAGGATTAGACCCTAGAAAAGCTGCAAAAGTTTTTGAGTTTGACCCCAGCGTTAAAAAAATAACCGACTTAAAAATCGGAATGATTCTTCCCGGAATTGTCAACAATATTACCGCTTTCGGATGTTTTGTAGATTTAGGAATTAAAGAAAGTGGGCTCGTTCATATCTCTCAATTGAAAGAAGGTTTTGTTTCTGATGTAAATGAAGTGGTTAAACTGCATCAACATGTTCAGGTAAGAGTGACTGAAGTGGATGAATCGAGAAAGAGAATTCAGCTGAGTATGATATTGTAA
- a CDS encoding M20/M25/M40 family metallo-hydrolase, with the protein MKINTFFAVPAVVLASQFVNAQSTTQKLNPIVENFVNETNNNSQLEDMAFELLDGIGPRLVGTPEMLKSNEWTANKLKSWGIDANLQQFGTWKGWQRGTTHVDMVYPRIKSLSATQLAWSPSTKKAIEAEVIVLPKLSSKAEFDQWLPSVKGKIVLMAQYQKIGRSDEQIKEFATPELYEKLKAEKEQASKDFRDYVKNIGYDNNTLPEALEKAGAAGIAISNWTGIMGANRIFGAKTSKIPMVDIDVEDYGMLYRMAEKGSKPRIKIDAQSKVLPDAKMFNTVGMIKGSEKPNEYVILSAHLDSWDGAQGATDNGTGVLTMLETMRILKKYYPNPKRTIVVGLWGSEEQGLNGSRGFVADNPEIIKGTQAVFNQDNGTGRVVNIAGQGFVRSYDYIGKWLNAVPKNVRDHIKTDFPGMPGGGGSDHASFVAAGVPGFSLSSLNWGYFGYTWHTTKDTYDKIVFDEVKNNVILTATLAYMASEDPEFTSRERRVMPENDKGEIAKWPELKEPRRDSKDYK; encoded by the coding sequence ATGAAGATAAACACCTTTTTTGCAGTTCCTGCAGTAGTTTTGGCGAGTCAGTTTGTCAATGCACAATCAACCACTCAGAAATTAAATCCCATTGTTGAAAATTTTGTAAACGAGACAAACAATAATTCTCAGTTAGAAGATATGGCGTTTGAGCTATTAGACGGAATCGGGCCACGTTTGGTCGGGACTCCTGAAATGCTGAAATCTAATGAATGGACAGCTAATAAATTAAAATCTTGGGGCATTGATGCCAATTTACAGCAATTCGGCACCTGGAAAGGTTGGCAAAGAGGAACTACTCATGTCGATATGGTGTATCCACGAATAAAATCTCTTTCGGCAACACAGTTAGCATGGAGTCCATCAACGAAAAAAGCAATTGAAGCAGAAGTGATTGTTCTTCCTAAGCTTTCTTCTAAAGCTGAATTTGACCAATGGCTGCCTTCAGTGAAAGGGAAAATCGTTTTAATGGCTCAATATCAGAAAATCGGTCGTTCGGATGAGCAGATTAAAGAATTTGCCACTCCTGAATTATATGAGAAACTGAAAGCTGAAAAAGAGCAGGCTTCAAAAGACTTCCGTGATTATGTGAAAAATATCGGCTATGATAACAATACACTTCCCGAAGCTTTAGAAAAAGCAGGAGCGGCTGGAATTGCGATTTCAAACTGGACAGGAATTATGGGAGCTAACCGTATTTTTGGAGCTAAAACTTCAAAAATCCCAATGGTTGATATAGACGTAGAAGATTACGGAATGTTGTACCGAATGGCTGAAAAAGGAAGCAAGCCGAGAATTAAAATCGACGCTCAATCAAAAGTTCTTCCTGATGCGAAGATGTTTAATACGGTTGGAATGATTAAAGGTTCAGAAAAACCGAATGAATATGTAATTCTTTCTGCGCATTTAGATTCTTGGGACGGTGCTCAGGGTGCTACTGATAACGGAACAGGTGTTTTAACAATGCTTGAAACCATGAGAATTCTTAAAAAATATTATCCTAATCCTAAAAGAACCATCGTTGTAGGACTTTGGGGAAGTGAAGAGCAGGGATTGAACGGTTCGAGAGGTTTTGTGGCTGATAATCCGGAAATTATCAAAGGAACGCAGGCTGTTTTCAACCAAGATAACGGAACGGGAAGAGTGGTAAATATTGCAGGCCAGGGTTTTGTAAGATCATATGATTATATCGGAAAATGGCTCAATGCAGTTCCAAAAAATGTGAGAGATCACATTAAAACCGATTTTCCGGGAATGCCGGGTGGTGGAGGATCTGATCATGCCTCTTTTGTTGCAGCAGGAGTTCCAGGATTTTCTTTAAGCTCATTAAACTGGGGATATTTTGGGTATACTTGGCATACTACGAAAGACACCTATGATAAGATTGTTTTTGATGAAGTAAAAAATAACGTCATTCTTACCGCAACTTTAGCGTATATGGCATCTGAAGATCCTGAATTTACAAGCAGAGAACGAAGAGTAATGCCTGAAAATGATAAAGGTGAAATTGCAAAATGGCCAGAACTAAAAGAACCGAGAAGGGATTCTAAAGATTATAAATAA
- a CDS encoding HAD family hydrolase, protein MNKKNLIFDLDGTLWDPRATIIKIWNEVLTKRQLLQRELKPEDMNQYMGLLFDDILKDIIPGVSDQQIQEILLEIVQKENKVLRAHGGILYEGVAETIANLKKTHNLFIVSNCQDGYIEAFLEYYQFNDLFTDIESHGRTKKPKAENIKLLMERNYLKIEDSVYIGDTQTDYDSAKANHLSFIFCEYGFGTLDIPGYKPSVSKFSDLEFYI, encoded by the coding sequence TTGAATAAAAAAAATTTAATTTTCGATCTAGACGGAACACTTTGGGATCCCAGAGCGACAATCATCAAAATTTGGAATGAGGTTTTAACAAAACGTCAACTGCTACAAAGAGAATTGAAGCCTGAAGATATGAATCAATACATGGGGCTGTTATTTGATGATATTTTAAAAGATATCATTCCCGGTGTTTCTGATCAACAGATTCAGGAAATTCTTTTAGAAATTGTACAAAAGGAAAATAAGGTTTTGCGCGCTCATGGCGGTATTCTTTATGAAGGAGTTGCAGAAACTATTGCGAATTTGAAAAAAACACATAATCTTTTTATTGTCAGCAATTGTCAGGATGGATATATTGAAGCATTTTTAGAATACTATCAATTTAATGATTTGTTTACAGACATTGAATCTCATGGCCGAACTAAAAAACCGAAAGCCGAAAATATAAAACTGCTTATGGAAAGAAATTATTTAAAAATTGAAGATTCAGTATATATAGGCGATACACAAACAGATTATGATTCTGCGAAAGCAAACCATTTATCATTTATTTTCTGTGAATATGGTTTTGGAACACTGGATATTCCAGGATACAAACCTTCTGTTTCAAAATTTTCGGATTTGGAATTTTACATTTAA
- a CDS encoding GLPGLI family protein, whose translation MKKILLTTVLLTGFAAKAQTHRFIYDVEYKKDSTQNIITKENYHLDIESKIIKYYPRDFFVGDSLVTQNLPITEGSKFNTSHIIAHKSGSADYDYFDVLENVVLKLSSKNIQNWKLTTEKKKVKNLNLQKATTNWGGRNWTAWFTTDIPFQEGPYKFHGLPGLITELYDNKGDYKFELVKTQNLANPKANMYIDYMIGNSVAVDEKKYKDSKLKYYDAPINYLRNATTQTQSSEEFYLNDGTKVGQNNSREVNERLKGNIRKYNNPIELDKAIKYPL comes from the coding sequence ATGAAAAAAATACTTTTAACAACTGTTTTACTGACTGGTTTTGCCGCAAAAGCACAGACTCACCGTTTTATCTATGATGTGGAATACAAAAAAGATTCTACCCAAAATATAATCACAAAAGAAAATTATCATTTGGATATTGAATCTAAAATAATAAAATACTATCCGAGAGATTTTTTTGTTGGAGACTCTTTGGTCACACAAAATCTACCGATTACAGAGGGCTCAAAATTTAATACTTCACATATTATTGCTCATAAATCCGGTTCGGCAGATTACGATTATTTTGACGTTTTGGAAAATGTCGTTTTGAAGCTTTCTTCTAAAAATATCCAAAATTGGAAGCTTACTACCGAAAAAAAGAAAGTGAAAAATCTTAATTTACAAAAAGCAACTACAAACTGGGGTGGAAGAAATTGGACAGCTTGGTTCACAACAGATATTCCTTTTCAGGAAGGACCTTATAAATTCCATGGGCTTCCAGGTTTAATTACAGAATTGTATGATAATAAGGGTGATTATAAATTTGAATTGGTAAAAACTCAAAACCTTGCCAACCCTAAAGCCAATATGTATATCGATTATATGATAGGGAACAGTGTTGCAGTAGATGAAAAAAAATATAAAGATTCTAAGTTGAAATATTACGATGCTCCCATAAATTACCTCAGAAATGCAACAACACAAACACAGTCGAGTGAAGAATTTTACCTGAATGACGGAACTAAAGTTGGACAAAACAATTCTCGTGAAGTTAATGAGAGACTAAAAGGAAACATCCGAAAATACAATAACCCGATTGAGCTAGATAAAGCCATAAAATATCCGTTGTAA
- a CDS encoding RDD family protein: MKRISELKIKKTIHRPTQSFDKLGNRIYNVFEYDLPYKAEFSGNEKQRIFAKIIDAMPFFLIFFFLFQQPAILSLIFSIPSVILFGAILETLFGTTLGKTILKLKVIDDNGNYPKILKSLWRNFLCLVIFYPVFDDFIPMPPNEILGIEHKETNFTMHMNNKLSKTYIVKESQLSEIKKLLA, from the coding sequence ATGAAAAGAATTTCGGAACTTAAAATAAAGAAAACTATCCATAGACCAACTCAGTCATTTGATAAGTTGGGAAATCGTATCTACAACGTTTTTGAATACGATTTACCTTACAAAGCCGAATTTTCAGGGAATGAAAAACAAAGAATATTTGCAAAAATAATTGATGCGATGCCATTCTTTCTTATTTTCTTTTTTCTTTTTCAGCAACCTGCGATTCTTTCATTAATATTTTCAATCCCGTCTGTAATTTTATTTGGAGCTATTTTAGAAACTTTATTTGGAACTACTTTAGGAAAAACAATATTAAAACTGAAAGTAATTGATGACAATGGAAATTATCCTAAAATATTAAAATCCCTTTGGAGAAATTTTCTGTGTTTGGTTATTTTCTATCCTGTTTTTGATGATTTCATTCCAATGCCTCCAAATGAAATTTTAGGAATTGAACATAAAGAAACAAACTTTACCATGCACATGAATAATAAATTAAGTAAAACTTATATTGTAAAAGAAAGTCAATTATCAGAAATCAAAAAGCTTTTAGCATAA